Sequence from the Candidatus Tanganyikabacteria bacterium genome:
AGGATGCGGAGGCCGTCCTCGCCCGATCCGGGCGCGCGCGGGCTGATCAGGCCCCGCGCATGGAGACGCCTGTAGATCAGCGCCTCGTCCTCGGAGAGGGGATCCTCGCCAGCCTTGGCCAGGAGTCCCCGGAGGGCCTCCACGGCGGCTGCGTCCATGCGCGCACGGTAGGAGCCGGCCGCGTGGTACAGCCAGAAGTCCTGCCCGCTCTGCTTGACGACGCAATCGAGCAGTTTCATCCGCGCCTGCTCGTAAAGAAACGCAGGCCGGCGGACACCGGCCTGCGGAGGAGTCCCGAGGTTACTGCTCTTCGGGCTTGCAGCCTTCGCAGTGCGGCTTCTCCTTGCCCAGGACGACCTGGGGGTCGAATTCTTCGAACGTCATTGTATCGATGCCCTTCCTTTCCCAAACCTTAATCGAAACTTTCCCATACGGAGCAGGCCCCCTCAATCCGGGGAAAACACGTACTTACGAAGGGGTTTAGTATTTAGTTTTCGTTAAGGCGCTTCTGAGGGGCGCCAGGCGCGGGGATAAGTTCCGGGTAAGGGATAGCGGACCAGGGTGGGCAGCGTGAGCAGCAAGGTTTCGGAGAAGCCCGGCGGCCGGCCGGTGGCGCATCGCCACGTCGATCCGTACAGCGACGCCGTCAAGCGGATGCAGATCAAGATGCAGGAGGCGGGGATCGATCCCGGCCCCATCGACGGCCTCAAGGGCCCGCTGACGCGGGCGGCCATGCGCAAGTACGAGGCGAAGCTCGGCAAGTCGGCCGCCGACGACCTGAACGTCGATCCGAGTTGGGCGGAGTTCCCCCGCGATCGGCGCGACGCTTCGACGAGCGGCAACGACAGCTCCCTGGATCTACCGCGCCGCGATGGCGCGCCGCCCGCTCCGCCGAACGATCCCGGCAAGGGCCCCCTCGACGCCCCCGGCAACCTGGCGTATCCGCTGCCGGTGCGCGGCCAGATCAACGGCCGGCCCTACCAGGGCACGCACTCTCGGGGCAACTGGCAGAGCGACAATGCCATCGACCTCAACATCCCGGTCGGTACCCCCATATACGCGGTGGCCGACGGCGTCGTCGGCCCGCGCATCGGCGCCATCGACTCGTCCGATCCGCGCCTGCAGGGCCTGCGGCTCACCCTGGAGACGCAAGGCAACGCCTTCTTCTACGCCCATCTCTCGAAACTCGTCGTGGGCGCGGGCGAACGCGTGAAGAAGGGCCAGTTGCTCGGCTACTCGGGCAGCGCAAACGGTGTGCCGCACCTGCACCTCGGTGTGCAAAACGGCGATCCCCAGCGCCTCTTCGGCTGGTAAGCTGGAGCCCCCATGGGGCTCATCGCATTCTTCGGCGTGGCCGACCACGAGCGGCCGGTCCTCGAGCGCGCCGCGTTTGGCGCCAACCCGGTGCTCCTGTCCACGGAGCAACTGTCGCCCGAGAACGCCGCCCGGGTCCCCGAGGCCGAGGTGCTCTCGGTCTTCATCTACTCGCGGGTCACGGCGGACGTGCTTGCGCGGCTGCCCGGCCTGAAGCTGGTCACCACGCGGTCGACCGGCTTCGATCACATCGACGTCGCCGCGTGCCGGCAACGCGGCATCCTCGTCTCGAACGTCCCGTCCTACGGCGAGAGCACGGTGGCCGAGCACGCCTTCGCCCTGCTCTTCGCCCTCGCAAGAAGGCTGAAGCTGGCGTACCGCAAGGTGCGCGACCTCGACTTCTCCTTCACCGGCCTGCAGGGCTTCGACCTGGCCGACAAGACCCTGGGCATCGTGGGAGCGGGGCGCATCGGCCGGCACGCCATCCGGATGGGCCGGGGCTTCGGGATGCGAGTGCTGGCGTACGACCCCTTCGAGGATCCCGCCGCCGCGGCCCGCGAAGGCTTCACCTACGTGGCGCTCGACGACCTCCTGCGCGAATCCCACGTGGTGAGCCTGCACGCCGCCCTGACCGACGGCACGCTTCATCTCATCGACCGGGAAGCCCTGCGCAAGATGCGGCCCGACGCGGTCCTGATCAACACCGCGCGCGGCGGCCTCGTGGACACCGAGGCGCTGTGCGAAGCCCTCCAGGGCGGCCGGATCGGCGGCGCCGGCCTCGACGTCTTCGAGGGCGAGGATCTCATCAGCGAGGAGGCCGAGTTGCTGCATCGCCCCCTCACGGTCGCGCAGATGAAGTCGCTGTTGCTCGTGCACGCCCTGCTGCGGCACGACAACGTGGTGCTGACGCCGCACACGGCCTTCTTCACGCGGGAAGGCGTCGGGCGCCTGCTGGATACCGGCATCGACAACATCCGCGGCTACCTGGCGGGCACTCCCTGCAACCTGGTGTAACCTCGGAGCATGAAGCTCGCGTTGGTCGCCCTGTGCGTCGCCCTGATCCTGTTCGGCATCTACGACGTCGCGGCCCCGCGCGTCCGCCGTCGCCGGGGCCCGGCCGACTGACAGCGCCGCTCAATTGGCCTCGCCCCGCGCGCGC
This genomic interval carries:
- a CDS encoding hydroxyacid dehydrogenase, coding for MGLIAFFGVADHERPVLERAAFGANPVLLSTEQLSPENAARVPEAEVLSVFIYSRVTADVLARLPGLKLVTTRSTGFDHIDVAACRQRGILVSNVPSYGESTVAEHAFALLFALARRLKLAYRKVRDLDFSFTGLQGFDLADKTLGIVGAGRIGRHAIRMGRGFGMRVLAYDPFEDPAAAAREGFTYVALDDLLRESHVVSLHAALTDGTLHLIDREALRKMRPDAVLINTARGGLVDTEALCEALQGGRIGGAGLDVFEGEDLISEEAELLHRPLTVAQMKSLLLVHALLRHDNVVLTPHTAFFTREGVGRLLDTGIDNIRGYLAGTPCNLV
- a CDS encoding peptidoglycan DD-metalloendopeptidase family protein, translated to MSSKVSEKPGGRPVAHRHVDPYSDAVKRMQIKMQEAGIDPGPIDGLKGPLTRAAMRKYEAKLGKSAADDLNVDPSWAEFPRDRRDASTSGNDSSLDLPRRDGAPPAPPNDPGKGPLDAPGNLAYPLPVRGQINGRPYQGTHSRGNWQSDNAIDLNIPVGTPIYAVADGVVGPRIGAIDSSDPRLQGLRLTLETQGNAFFYAHLSKLVVGAGERVKKGQLLGYSGSANGVPHLHLGVQNGDPQRLFGW